The following is a genomic window from Dehalogenimonas sp. 4OHTPN.
CGCGGCAGACGGCGGCCAGGTTCTGGCGGATCTGACGTGAAGACGGCGCGCGCAGCGGGGCGGCCGGCCAGCCGTGATCCCGGCTGACTGACTGGTAGAGCGACTCAAAGCGTCGGCGGTGGTCGTCTTCCTCCGCGGCAAGGGACTGAAGCAGTTTGCGGCCGGCTTCGTTGGCGGAGTTCTGGGCGGCGGCCAGGTAGCATTCGCGGCCTTCGGTCTCAAGCTCGATGGCGGCGGTGATGGCCTGGATCATTCTTTGTTGTTCTGAGGCGGGCATGTCGGTATTCCTCCACAGTAGATGTCCTATTATGATACCCCGCGGCGGCGTTTCCGCCAAAGGCTCCGGGTTTGACAGGCAAACGCCGGCGGATTTAGTATCAGCTCCGATATGATGAGATGCCCTCATGACCAGTCCGAACTCCGCGGCGTGGCGGCGGCCTGCCACTACGGGCTGCCGCTTCAGCTTGACCAGTGCCCGGAGTGCGGCGGCATCTGGTTCGATGAATCGGAGTTGTTCCGGGCGCGGCAGGGCGAGGCGGCCAGGCTGGAAGCGCTTGACGAGGCAAGCCTGGCCCAGCCGACGGCTGAGGTGCGGCGCGACCTGGCCTGCCCCCGGGACGGGACCAGGCTGCAAAGGTTCACCGACCGGCATTTCCCGAGAGAGATAATCCTCGAACGGTGCCCGGCCTGCCGCGGGCTGTGGCTCAACCGAGGGCATTTCCGCGGCTACCAGCGCTTCCGGGAGAAAAAGTTCACCGATAGTATCGAAAACCTCGACCTGAAGCCCAGCGAGGAGTTGAAGCGGCTGGCGGCGGAGCACCGGCAGGGGAACTCAACGAAGACAATGCGCAAGCTGGGGGAGTTCCTGTCGACGCCGATGGGGCCCGGGGAGGCGCCGAGCGCCGAGGCGGAGAGGGCGGTGAATACGTTCATGAGTATCCTGATGACGCTGCTGCGGGTGGTGGTGCTGCGGGGGTAGGGGCAATTATAAAAAAGTAGCGGCTTTGCAAAGCAAAGCCGCTACCGACGTCCGATGTTGGTGAAGCTACTTCCGGTTGTTACCCGTTTCAACTAAGAGCCGGTAG
Proteins encoded in this region:
- a CDS encoding ferritin family protein; translation: MPASEQQRMIQAITAAIELETEGRECYLAAAQNSANEAGRKLLQSLAAEEDDHRRRFESLYQSVSRDHGWPAAPLRAPSSRQIRQNLAAVCREIGVKVSGAAGELEMVNIAIEKEKKSHELYREHAEKAAFETEKEFYTVLADEEWEHARALLDYAEYLTNPEDWFAETEHPSLDGG
- a CDS encoding zf-TFIIB domain-containing protein; the encoded protein is MMRCPHDQSELRGVAAACHYGLPLQLDQCPECGGIWFDESELFRARQGEAARLEALDEASLAQPTAEVRRDLACPRDGTRLQRFTDRHFPREIILERCPACRGLWLNRGHFRGYQRFREKKFTDSIENLDLKPSEELKRLAAEHRQGNSTKTMRKLGEFLSTPMGPGEAPSAEAERAVNTFMSILMTLLRVVVLRG